From the Trifolium pratense cultivar HEN17-A07 linkage group LG4, ARS_RC_1.1, whole genome shotgun sequence genome, the window CTGTTACACATGTTTTGCTACCCGTGCTTTTCAAAAATACTATTACtgataaattctaatatgaGCTATTTCATCAAGTGGTCAATgatggaccagtcatgaataacattataacaaatacaaattttacaaaattcaccgttggattgaaagtttatatcatatagatcatccatagaaaaatttagaaaaattgaaaatcatttgatatgttattgagacacatcaagattaacgatttattaaataacgtaaatcttgatgggtctcaataacatatcaaattattttcaaaaaattttaaaaaatttatggatgatccatacgatataaactttcaatccaacagtgaatttcgtaaaattcatattcggtagatcatttgtccacggtggaccacttgtgaatgtggtccaccgtagcattagccttaCTTTTAAACCATTAAATTTGATCCATCGATGAAAATTTTAGATAATATACATAAAGTTTTAAATTCAAACCTAGTTAGCTTAATAAAAAATGCTATTACTTTTAtgtcaaaaatattttcaaaaagatATTCtcgaaataattaaataatacatgTGGTGATTCATAAACTATAGGTAGTGAAGtcagaggaggctcgcatgcatgtgcgaggtgtgcgacggcatagggcctcaactcaaaattttgaggtcctataatattacttatatattatttatacctataaaatatcagatgtatattaatagattaatttttaggccctaaaataatagttatatattgttaatgttcataaatatcatgagtatcaatatattagttatctatactcgtaaatatagttctagtccattttaatctttgcataaaatttaatcttagattatgatgttcctttttgacgttatattcaaagatgattattttgtatttcttgtttcatttaatttaatgtaagatttaatattgataatttatatgtttacaagaatgttttttttttatattatatgcaatttaaatcaataatttttttttattaaggggccacttttatattttgcacagagcctcctaaaactcggagacgcctcTGAGTGAAGTCACTAGATTTTTTTAAGGTTGGTAATGGGATCAAATTTAAAATCTCATACATACTACCAAACTCTTTCACAATTAAACTGAACCTAATAATGGTGTAGTGGTGGCAAAAGTTTAAAacatacatataatatattgcGTTAAAATTAAAATGGCGTTAAAATAACAATACAAGTCTCTTATAACTAAATTAAAGTATTGAATTTGAACCTAAACTTGGATGTACAACTGCGTTAGAATTCTTAAGAATTTTCCATCtatttgaattttaagattTAAATGATTAGTCTCAGACACTGGTTTTACAAAAtagaaggggaaaaaaaaatcagctaatttaatattataaattgaGAGAAGTCGGCACGCTTAAATAAACATGAAATTAATTCTTTTTTGTAAGTTATTTCACATTCAAATGTCTCAAACGTTATCTTATCTTCTTTGTCTAAACCCTCTATAATATGAAATCAAATTAAACCTCGACTAATCCAAATCAAATCACATagaattataatttgttttttttaaattaatttataataaaactcaaacttttacaaaagaaaaaccaGTTTCGTTGTGAACTGAACCTACCGACGTAGAAACAATGGGTCCAAGTTATGTTTTAGAGTCCCCACATATTGGTTAAGTCCTTGTTTTATGGCATCTTTATTCCAATTTACCTACCCAACAGCGCACTATGGTTAGTATTGATTTGCTTAATTTGAAGATATGAAAGGGAAACATAAAACTAAAACAACTGAACTTCAttgaataaacaaataaaatccaATTCAAagatatttagttttttttgccaCCGGTATCCGACTCACTAGATCGTCTAATCTGGTTCAGGGgtagttctagcatcaagtggtttcaatcCTCTCTCAATCTCGATTGCAGTTGTGGATGATCAAATCAtggttctccctaccaagttcagcgttaatcaccactagatcaactaacaattgatatttagttttttaattaaattggatagttttatttaatcataagcACCAATTAACATGCCTCACACAGCCACATGAGCTCATATAAAAATGTAATGGGAGTTGGACTTGTCAAACACTATGATGTTTTCCCCCCCtatccaaaagaaaataaaaaacaaagctGCTTTTATGTCTCTTGATGCATATTGATAAGTGAAAACTAAGTTTAGAAGTATATTAAATTTATGATACTATACTATTGAAGCAAACAATTTTATATACCATGGGTATTATATGGCCATAAAACAAATTAAGTACATTCTCTTGATATAGATAAATTAAACTAATGAGAAAGAACACTAGCAAAGGAATGGATGCTATTaataaagaaagataaaatgatTAACGATGTATGAGTCATGAAAATGGTTTGTTACAAACAAGAAGCGGAAGTTGAAGTCATTTTCATGTCATGTTATAGGTAAAACCAACCAAAGAATGGGCCTAAGAAACTTACCCTTTTTTAGATACAAGGCCTAAGAAACTGACTTTACTTGTGGGTGTTTTCTTTGATATTAGTATCATGATATAGAcaaccttttattttttatctctgTCGAAAAATTTGTGGGATACAATGTAACAATAATTAAGGATTAAACTCATGATCACTTGTTTTACGGTTTAAATTATTTACCACTTGGACCAATCGATTATTGATACTTTATTGTGGATTTTAATCACTATTATAATCATATTAAGGAAATTAAGGAAAATTATTATGATATTACATATCCATACCATTAATTTCTCGCTGAAAATAAATTCatgcatttttcatttttttaaacccAAAGACCTCAAATTCCTTTAACTCCTACCTCAAACCTATACAGCCCAccctgcattttttttttcattgttaaTCTCCATACGCAATAAATGGAAAATAGCAAACCTACACACACACACCTTCAATTTCTACCTCCTCGCAAAGTAAGATGCGggtgtgtaaatagcaaaattTGTGCCCCTGAATGCGAACCTATCTTTCACCCTTTTTTCTAGATTTTCTGCCCCTGagtttgctacttaagtagcgagggggatatttttgaaattttcgagggcgaacgAAAATATCTAGGGGCGCAAAAAGAAGTCTACAAACAATTGTTATGTGtacaataacaataaaaatgttcaaattcaaatatacaaAAGCCACACATTGGTTTACGTTGTCTAAATTAAAACTTTTTGGTCTTCTAGCAGTGCAACCCACGCCACATGTTATTGCTATCTACACCAATTAACActcaaaaaaatttacaattacCTTCCTCCAAAGGCAGTAACAAGGCTCGAACTTGAAACCTCTAGATTTAATACATGTCTTTACCACTAGACTATACTCTAGAAGTTTCCCCTTGAAAATTTTACTACTCAAAAAACACCCCATTCTCCACGCAATATTCAAATATCTCCTTCCTCTTCGCTTCCTCCATCATTATACACTCTTCGACGGTATGACCTCCCCTTTCGACCACCTACCTTATTTTGAAAGCTACCCTCTCTTCAAAGACCACCCCCTCTTTAATACCATAATTCTTAAAAGAAACTTAATTTTCAGTGTAAATTTGTTGTTTTATATGGCTTAAGTTTCTCTAAGTTATGATAGGACTTTTAATATACAGAAACTCTGCTTTAGAATATTAAAAAACCCAATGTAATATCCAAAACTTGAGTTTCCATAAACAAAATTTCCTTTGAGAATTTAATTTCCAGATGTTAATATAAAAATGTAAACATTTGAACCTAGATTCCCAAAGACCTATGAAATACAAAGGGAAAAATCGTACAAACCCTATTCAACCGAGAAGGTGCCAGAGAACTATGACTACAAAACATTGTGGTCATAGATGGGTACATATGCCGAATAAGTTGTCGCATCGGAGTGGTGTCTCTCTAGAAAACAGAGGAAAATGGGAGTGTTACTTTGCTCCGTTTACTACCCTCcattttttgtccatttattagagagatagacacaaatGGTAGATTTAATGAGATTCATTTAATAAGTAGATTCCACTAATAAGCCCCACCCAATGTTTTATTTGCCACTATCTCTCTCATAAATAGACAACAAATGGAACAAAGCCAAACTCAATGGCTAGGGTTCTGTCACTATGAACAAAGGAAATGGAGGAGGTGTGCATGCTATGGGGAAAAGTGTTGTATAAAATGGGAAAAGTAAAGGGGAGGGGTATAGTAGCAAACATTGGGAGGTGTAACAAGCACTGCCTTGATCTTTTCATTTGGCAAAGCACTGACTTGGTCTTATAGTTAACAAACTTGTTAAGCACACTTTGATTGGTCCTAAAAAATGAGAATTTCTTTTGCCAccctacttaagtagcagaggGGTAAAAATGAAAACGTGCAGGCACGCAAGAAGTAGGTAGGGGGGCAAACGAAAATCTCCTAAAAATTGGTCCTTGAAAATTTGGTGATTTGTCTTCCTAAGATTATTCCGCAAAAAATGTATctaaattaacttattttgaactgaaaaaaagaaagaaagaaagagaaagcaTTGTGGTTGGTAATTAGACGAGATTTTACAATAGGACATTATGACAACATTTGATTTATGTAACTTATCCTACAGAAAATATTTTGGTGGTTATTGTACTAGTTACTTCAACAAGATAATTAGTAATTCTAACAATAGATCAATAAAAATCATATTCTATTGAAAGTTACCTGAATTTCACCCTGTGAAGTTGATTGATTCCTTCAGAATTGGAACCAAAATTTTGAACATTCAGGTTTTGTCCGCGGAGTTGATTTATTCTCATATACTCatttcaaaatacaaaaaaaatggtgatataaaaatataactaaagAAGTAACCGAAAAAGGCCAAAAATAGAAACAAGTAATCCACAAAGGAGACATAGTCTAAGAACCTTCTTCCTCTTCCTTGGACTTAATGAAGTAAAGTGGGATAAAGTTGCTTCCAAAATAGATTCACCATCCAGAAAATACACCTGATAATAGCATCATAATCAACGGAAAGTTaacaatagaaacaaaaacTGGTCTCAGAAGTAATGCATCAAAAAGCTTAGACACACATTATCCATCTCTTTCAATCTTTGTTACTCCATCAACAGAAGCAGTTTCTAGGACACAAACCAATCATTTTCTTTGAATTTGCAAGGGAGATGAAACCAACTGAATCACAGTTTCTTATAATGGTAATGTTTAAATTAAGGACATAAATGAAATGCAAGAGTTGCATTCCCTTCCACTGTGCCTTCTACTAAGTATTCTAATATCAATGCCCGAAAAGTATTTACTCGAGGAGTATTCAGGAATTATATAATGTAGAGTGGCCTATATATGCATAAGTTATGCCTTCTTAGTTTTGTTACTAGCAACATGAATAGGAAGTAACTGACTTCAGTAACTATCAGAAGTCAGAACTACTTATCTAGTAAAATTTTCTCGCTAGAACACTACAACCTCATTGACTTAACCTTggaaataacaaaaacaaaaaaaaacactttccTTGCattattgtaacatatattCCTTGAAGGCCTATTGTTTTCCTTAAATAGAACccaacttatttatttttaacctACAAACCCCAACTCCTTAATACCATCCTGCTTAACTCACCATGCAGCAGGCTAACTGTATTCTCATAATCTATTGAACATAGATTAAGATCTTAAGTTGTAAGGTGGGAGAGGGTTCAATCTCCACCTCCAACATATACTAATTATACCAACATTCGCtcttttagaagaaaaaattcaagGTCTGAAGTGATCAAACAATTAAGCTGCTCAAACAAATGTTTTCAAGTAATTGCTAATTGCtccattgttttatttttctatatatatatatatatatatatatatatatatatatatatatatatatatatatattaatattttttatcttcattGAACAGATTTCTGTCTGTGGTGAAGCTATCTTTTACCTGTTATGTTAGATGTCAGTAAATCAAAATAAAGCATTAAATGAAACATCGAATAAGATTGTATACATCTATGGATAATTTACACTGCTAATGCACATATCAAGAACCAATGCTTGAGATAATGCAATGCCTAATATAAGAAGTTCATCACTTACTGGTAAACCATTGAGAAGAGCCAGAGCTAGAGAGACATGGAATGTCCATATTAAAATTCTTTCTAGAAAATTTGGAAAATATGCAACAATATTTGGTCCCCAGCGAGGCTGATATGATGTTAGGTGAATTGAATGTGCCATTGAGATAACATCACCAGCAAAAATAAATGTAGCACCACAATTAGTTTCCTCAAGGTCAGAAGAATTGGAAACTGGTAACCTGTTTTCTTCATGCAAACATTCATGCGAAAGACTTGAATATGTGATCTCAACCCATACCATTCCAGGCTCCTGAACTGGAGCTAAACAAAACTCATCCTGTGAAAAATATCAAGTGAGTCTTCAGTATGCATTGTATCTTAGTGTCCAAGTACAACTTAAGAGCAAGAGGATAAAGACAAACTAGAAAGGTTATTAATATTCAGCTAAATAATCTACCTGAGAGCATGAGCAGCTACTTCCCTTTGATGTAGCTAGCCCCCAGCCATCACCACACTTATCAAGTTTGACAACATCTTTAGCATTTAAGCAGTAGATATTCCTTCTCCCATTTGATAGATCAGTTTCACTCTGACCATCATCCAGTGTAATATTGTCAGAGCATGAAATTTTTACGAAAGTAGAAAGTTCCCTGGGACAAACATGTTGATTTTCCAGCAATTCGGTAATTTTGCTTGCTTCCATCACAAGACTAGGAACACAGTAACCCTTCCTATTATTGAGAACACCCAAGTCTCCAGTGTGCTGGgaaatatttacatttttaagTTGGGTGTCATATGTCAAAGTATTAAGCTTCAACCACTCTTGAGCATTTCTGATGGGTACATTATCCACAGATATAATAACATCACCAGGAGCCAAATAACCAAACAAAGGTGAGGTTGGGGGTACATCCAAAACCTGTTTCACATATAGCCACCACACATGCAATTAGAAAGATATGTACACCGGAAAATGGTCAATCCAAAATGATATAAAAGTAGTACCATTGCTCCATGACCACTGCTGTATAAGGGAAACAAGAGCAAGGGAAGGAGGAATAATGTCAGTCCGCAAGCTGCACAACACTAGAAAAAGGTTGAAGTTTTATAAATGCAATAAGCAATCTGGACAGTGTAAAAATCTAACACTAAATATACAAGCACTCATATACACATCAAGGTTGTTGTGATTGAGTGTTAACTCATGGAATCGTATCACTCCAGGTAACCAAACCAAGCTGAAATGAATGTGGAAATGTTTCTGCACTGACTGGagtgaaaataatatttaaaaattaaaattcacacGAAATTGCATGTGGGGTGATTTTAcgagtttgattttgttttctaAATTGGCCCAAACACACGATAAACCCCttctttcatttcatcattGACGTTGTTTGTTCTTCCTTCACATTTGAAACAGAAACAGCACTGGAACACGGATCTGAAACGCGTGGGAAGTGAAACTGTTCTCTCCAGCAATACACAAAGACATACACTCACTCTAGCAGCGTTCACTGAAACATGACCTTCACAGGGAATGCGCCCAACACTAAAAAGCAAACCTCCTCTCTCTGGCGACCTTCCCTGCAACGTGCACAGCACTGAAGCACGACCATCACAGTCACAAGGGACATTCACTTGCTCTTAGTATTTTACGCTGTTGTGTTATTTACTGAAACATTTGTGAAATTAGATACCTTTATAATCTGCTGAGTAACTGCTTTTGCACTTTACAGAGCATCCTCTTATTGAGTTTTTGTAACTCGCGTTTATAAATTTATGTTGCACAGGTTCA encodes:
- the LOC123924410 gene encoding membrane-bound transcription factor site-2 protease homolog produces the protein MEMETRRIRRFVSHQRRNNTLLPLQTPSSSSNHLSNTISFFYCDYKFTSFNKPLFNFGRKYSNFFRLWFSIGLGFALSAMLGVTLIMLWELAIALNLCGESNEIRSLISELLFGFPNLLSGFTLSFADAGYICISTIISVFLHEFGHALAAASEGIQIEYIAIFMAVLFPGALVAFNDELVQASQHLTALRVYSAGIWHNAVCCAACGLTLFLLPLLLFPLYSSGHGAMVLDVPPTSPLFGYLAPGDVIISVDNVPIRNAQEWLKLNTLTYDTQLKNVNISQHTGDLGVLNNRKGYCVPSLVMEASKITELLENQHVCPRELSTFVKISCSDNITLDDGQSETDLSNGRRNIYCLNAKDVVKLDKCGDGWGLATSKGSSCSCSQDEFCLAPVQEPGMVWVEITYSSLSHECLHEENRLPVSNSSDLEETNCGATFIFAGDVISMAHSIHLTSYQPRWGPNIVAYFPNFLERILIWTFHVSLALALLNGLPVYFLDGESILEATLSHFTSLSPRKRKKVLRLCLLCGLLVSIFGLFRLLL